CGTGGTAGTTGGGCTCAACATTGTGGAGTGAAAAGCTGCATTTCTTTACGTTCTGTTTGACAATCACTGGTTTTGGAAGGACAATCAgcgaaaaacacaaaaacgaTAAACAGTTCTATGTACAGATAACCATATAAAATCAATCTAAAATTATATATCTAGGATAACACTTTTCTAGTGCTTGGTTTCAAGTATTGATTTGAGTATGTGGTAATGTGGCGAGCCGGAAAGTAATGCAGTAGCCGAGGTAAGTGGGCTCAACATTGTGGAGTGAAAAGCTGCCATTAATTTGCGTTCTGTTTGACAATCCCTGGTTTTGGTAGGACAACCAGCGAAAAACACAAGAACGGTGTATCAGACCAAGTGTGGCCAATATTTGGAGATGCAGGACCGCATTGGCTTCTAATGCCTGCAATAACGAGTAATTGGCCCTGGATGCTCTGCGTCCCCTGGCGAAGATTGGGCTCCATGACAAATGAAGCCCAAATATCGAGGGTACGCGCTGCTAAACACACGATGCACTCTGCTTATTGAGTGGAATAGATGTTGGATTCTATGCTTACTTTGTGTTCAATGGTGGTCTGCTGGTTCTTGTCCAGGTGCACCTTGACCAGCTGGGAGCCGTCCAGCTTGACGCGGATGCGCTTGCCCACGATCTCGGCGGGGAAGACGAGATCCTCGAGGATGGCGTCGTACACAGCGGTCAGAGTCCTGGAGCGTGGACGCTTCTGCTTGAGAGGATTGCGGGCCTTGCGCGTGGGCTTGGGCAGAATCTTGCGCTCCCCAATCACGACGACATGCTTGCCCGAGAACTTCTTCTCCAGCTCGCGGACCAGGATGATCTGGATCTTCTGGAACACCTTCTGCTGTGGAATGGGCACGTAGATGATGACGGCCTGCGTGCAGAGAAGTGGGTTATGGCATTACTACTGGCAGGCACTACATTTAATGCTGACTGACTGGTTTACCTTCTTGCTGCCGAACTCGATCTCGCGGGCACGGGTGATGTGCAGATCGCGCAGGTAGGGCTTCAGGTCGCTGTTGGCCTCGAGTTCCACCAGCGCCTGGGCAATGGACTTCTCGAAGTCATCGGGATCCGAGCCGCCGGGCTTGATAATCTTGGAGCCGATAGCCATCTGCAATGTTTCATCACCGGTATTTTAGGTTTTCGGTCTCAATTACACACACCATTTTGGAATTGGCGAAGTCGCGTCCCCACAACGCAATGCAATCACAAATCGCCGGCAATCGGCGTTACTACGCCAGCATTTCACTGGATTCACTCGAAAATCGCAATTGGCCATTGTCGCTGTGGCCGTTTCTCTTATTATTTCGCTGCACTGCGTTGTGGCGAGCGCGCAATTTGCCCATTTTCGGCGGCGGAAGAAAAAAAGTACCACCTTTGTCGACTATTTTGACAGGAAAGGAAGTCGAGCCACGACGTAGAGGTGGAACAAAAAGCGAGTTGTTATCGATGCGACACGCGCGATGGCTGCTCGATACTATCGATACTGGTACAAGTCCAATTATTTCTAATGTGGCCTTCGAAATGCTAAAGGCATCCAATGTAGCAATGTAAAACAACACCCATCCcagaaatttgatttatatttctttgACATGTTTCAGCATTTTTATCTATTGCTTGTAAATATCGATAGTTCCGAGCGAAGATAATATACAAACGAAAATATGAGTTAACATCGATAACATTTTATGCATCTGTGTGTTCACATTTGCgcaaattgtaatttaaaacttacGGGCTATCTTAtgtcaaaatgtttttggctataaatatataaaatagcTGATCTTCTCTtgtctaaaataaaaatagtttccaaaatatatatcGATAGGTTTGCTTAAGGTTGTTGGCCATGCTTGTGCGGTGTGTGTCTCCACTATTGTTGCTATTTAAGCCCCACAGAGGGCGCAAGTGATTCCGCAGGTGGCgttgataaaaataattacaagcATTCTTGTGaacttttaatatttcaaactATTTTAACAGCTAAAGTTATGTAACTTAAAAATGATCTttctatattttaaaatatttcgtaATTCCTAGTAGCCATTCACCGTGTGCACCTTAACCTTTAACAGCTAAGTTTTTAACTAAAGAAGACTATTGAATGATAAGTTAGTATCTTCTTgtggtttttagtttttccaaGAAATGTATTCTTTTGAATAAATACGTTAAATGTCTTCAAATGCGGACGCAcgtgttatttatttataagcatACTGACGTTTAAATGTTTAAGGCCTAATTATTATTGCTAACGTTTTTTCGGCGTGATGATTGCCTATAAAACCACTTGCTTTTCAGTCTAAGTCATCAGTTTCCCTTCTCGTAAATCGGAAAAGCCAGAGATACAGATATGAAATACTTTTCGGTCCTTGTCGTCCTGACCCTCATTTTGGCCATCAGCGTGGGTCAATCGAATGCTATCTTTGTTGATGTCCTTGACAACGTGGTAAGTTTCGCCTGCCAACAATTGTATTTTACGATTAAGCTTAAATGTTCATATTTTTACAGGAAACTGCTCTTCACAACGCTGCTAAAGCGggctttaaattaataaagcCCATAGAAAAACTGATTATGCCGAAATAAACACTAATTTTCAAATCTGGAGAACAACAATTTACTGACGGCAGACATTTAgttaaatttgttgaaattggctgccaataaaatattaaaaatatattctgaTTCCTACGTGCTCAGTGaacaattatattttattatcattttcTGTCTGTTGAGTTTACAAAACTTAACTTAGTGCctttgcaaaaatattgtgAGTCCCCCAACTTTCGTTCGCCAAAAGAAAGATATTAATCCAAAATGTCAAGATAAAATGGTATCTAATAAATGGTAACTCTGATTTGGATTTGCTCAAACTCCTTTAAAGGATTTCAAAATTAGAAATTTCTATATTTGTTTTATGGTATTAAAATCCCCGATTGCTCCCTAGATGTGCAGACTGATTTGAATCTGATTGACTGACTACCTTTAGTGTACTTTTAACTGAAAAAATCCCCCTGCAGCCTTATCTGTCTTTGTGTTTTCCAAGCTGTCCGTTCGCCTATAAAAGCTCTCGCCTTTTGCATCACAGCCATCAGTCGCTCAGACCTCACAGCAATATCAATATCTTTGCCTTCTCCCAAGAAAAAATCCAGAAAATATCACCATGAACTTCCACAAGATCTTCGTTTTCGTCGCCCTCATTCTGGCCATCGCCATTGGACAATCCGAAGCTGGTTGGCTGAAGAAAATTGGCAAGAAAATTGTAAGTCCTCCAATTGGAAGTTTACTAAGCAGGAAACTAACTGAGATCCTCTTTTCATAGGAACGAGTTGGCCAGCACACTCGGGATGCCACAATCCAGGGTCTGGGAATCGCTCAACAGGCCGCCAATGTTGCAGCCACAGCTCGAGGTTGACCACGAAGATtacttataattatttattaaaaaatctatttattatattgctctatgtaaataaaacatttaaaacacggatatatattttattttatttaaactttatttatttaacacttGGACTAAGGcataacatacatacatatatacaaatactTTATTGGCCGatacaaaaatgcatttgaaaatgaactttaattttcattatttatatacaataaTAATGTAATCATCATAATGAAACCCTTATCACCGAATAATTTGTAGCTTTCGCTTCTTTTGCGATTGGGATTGGAAATGAAAGATTATGTCTTAtctgtaaaaatatattttgattcgCCTATAAAAGGACTAGGCTCCCAGTTTCAATTATCAGTCGCTTAGTAAATACTCAAACAAAGTCaatttttggcacttttaaataataatgaacCACTTTACAATCTGGATTTTAGTTGTCCTTTTGCTGGCCGCTTATTTGCAACAATCGGAAGCTGGCTTCTTTGACAAACTAGTAAGCTCTAGCCATTTAGATGAAATTCCTTGTTTATAACTCAGATTGTGAATCCTTAGAAGGACGTTGGTCGTTACACTATGAATGCCACTCTTCAAGTTGCTGAAGTCGCCACGAAGGCAGCGAATGTCGCAATTACTGCCAGGGGATAGATTTAAGTTTAACTTAGGCTAAATTCATATATGTTTTGTATATGgctataaattaaatcataagAATGTACTATCAGCATTGCTTAAATCATGCAAATTCAATAGTTGCTTTATCGCTGATAAGTGAGTAGTGTATTCATTTCAAATGCTTCTTATTAATTGGGAAACAAAGAAGGTGTTTCCTCTCTCATTCTTAGACTCCCGCATTGGTATGTGATCCAACACATATGACTCAAATTGTAAAAATCCCCGCAATCCGAGTCGGATTGGATTCCTCTCGTGTACTTTTCAGCCATAAAAATCCCCTTTTGAGCCTTATCAGGCGCTGAACTTACATTCATTCGCCTATAAAAGCGCTCGTCTTTTCAGGTGCCATCAACAGTCGATCACTTTCCAGTGCAATAGCCACATCAGAGCTCTAGCTACTCTTGCAAAATCTTAAGTCGCAAACTATCACCATGAACTTCTACAAGATCTTCGTTTTCGTCGCTCTTATTCTGGCTATAACTATTGGACAATCCGAAGCTGGTTGGCTGAAGAAAATTGGCAAGAAAATTGTAAGTACTGCAATTTGAAGTTTATTAAGCAGGAAACTAACTGAGATCCTCTTTTCATAGGAACGAGTTGGTCAACACACTCGGGATGCCACAATCCAGGGACTGGGAATCGCTCAACAGGCCGCCAATGTTGCAGCCACAGCTCGAGGTTAACCACGAAGATTACttagaattatttatttaaagatctatttattttattgctctatgtaaataaaacattttaaaaagaaaattagtCGTCTTTTTTATTCATCTATTCATCGAAGTGTTTTGAGGTCTTTATAACTGAAAACAACTTCTGTAGTAAACACTATCAATAGTTTTTGAAGCGCACGTGCCAAACCTAAAAATACAACAACTAACACACAAAATAATTCGTTTAGCTGTATTTGATGTCTTAAATAGATTCCCATTCTCTTGATAATATTTTCGATTGGGAAAACCCACGAATATGCCTTATCGCTAGAAGTAGAACTGTGATCGCCTATAAAAGACTTGAATCTAAGTTTTAAGTCTCAGTCTGAAAATAACATTAGCAAACAAACATTTGCTGCTTTTTCCgctttgtaaacaaataaattagtATGAACTTTAGAcacatttttggttttgtgctCATCATCCTGGCAATCAACTTGCAGCAGTCGCAAGCCAGTTGGCTGAGGGACAGGGCCTCAGACTTGGTATACATTAATCTTATATCCTACATCTTGCATTATTATTACCTAAATTATTCTCCATAGAAGAAGAAAACCGAGCAGACTTTTAAGTACATCAAAAACGCGGCACTGGAGGTCATTGAAGTCGGCCAAAAAGCCGCGgatgttgctgccactgccaggGGACAAAAGAAGTAGAAATATGTCGGATTCAATATATTtggtaataaaatataatattaaataaaatcaaagagTATTAAGTGCTAAAAACTCTCAAGACtctagttttatttttagtaagCCGCTTGAGTGATTAAATATTGATAAGCCTACAGGGAAATACTTACGTTATCaccatttatttttgttgtgtatattgatttaattttctttttattaatgTTCGCTTAATTAGGTAGTAATAATGTGACATCGGCATGAAATGTGTATGTTCCTTAGGTTAATTGTTCTAGTGACTTAGagtaaattaataaaaaattacagaAATGAGCGGCTTAAAAAAGTGTAAGACTTTTCAACCTCGAGCGGTGGCTGCCACATTGGCGGCTTGTTGGGCGATTCCCAGGACCTGGATTGTGGCATCACGAGTATGTTGGCCAATGCGCTCCTGGAAAGAAaacccaaataaatattttatttcgtaGCTTAGAAAGGAATCCTTACGATTTTCTTTCCCAGCTTCCTGAGCCAACCAGCCTCCGAACTTCCCAGGCTGATGGCCAAGATGAGAGCCACGAAGACGAAGATCTTGTTGAAGTTCATGTCTAGATTGTTGGCTTATTATTGAATTGAGAGGAGGCTTAAGCTGTTGCAGTGAGAACTTAAAGACTGATGACTGGACATCCAAGAGATTGAGCTTATATAGCGATACCAGCAGATGCTGCGGCTGCACAGACGGGGATTTTTTTTCTGTGGGGCAAAAGTTCACCAGATGGACTCAGATCGGAATATTACTTACTGAAGTGGTGTTTCAGTATCAGTGGTAGGCTAGGAATTCTGTTacaatttgattaattaaagatttaaagaagctttaaaatattttatatctataaattaataacaaagCGATGGAAGTAGACAAAGccatacatacatgtgtaaCTATGTACATTTAAGCTTTTAGTGGAGCATTAAAATATTGGATTCACAAAAGTGTATATATAGTGTTGCCCCCATTTAGTATTACCGTAGGACAAGCCTCTcatttttattactttttaatttttattaatttttttacaCACAAAAACCGTTTGTCTGCCTATCAGCATCACCCATGTTGTCTTCATCTTTTTCTGGTATTAAAGACTCTTTATTTACAATACGATTATCAGTCGCTTCGTTCGCATTGGAACATACTTATCAACAGGATTAATAACTCAGGGATTGAACCAGAAAAAAACGAGACTATACTTCTACTTCTATTTTTTGTATCCGAATATAATTTCTATAGCCCAGAACTGAGAGTTAAAAACATTGTCATAAAAAATGTGATATTTCCTGGACACAAGAAATCCCCTCAACCAACAtatcatttttaaatgcttaaaCCACTTTTTACATAAATAATCCCCCTTCATTGACCGATC
This genomic stretch from Drosophila yakuba strain Tai18E2 chromosome 3R, Prin_Dyak_Tai18E2_2.1, whole genome shotgun sequence harbors:
- the LOC6538855 gene encoding 40S ribosomal protein S7, translating into MAIGSKIIKPGGSDPDDFEKSIAQALVELEANSDLKPYLRDLHITRAREIEFGSKKAVIIYVPIPQQKVFQKIQIILVRELEKKFSGKHVVVIGERKILPKPTRKARNPLKQKRPRSRTLTAVYDAILEDLVFPAEIVGKRIRVKLDGSQLVKVHLDKNQQTTIEHKVDTFTSVYKKLTGRDVTFEFPDNYLNV
- the LOC6538863 gene encoding andropin, encoding MKYFSVLVVLTLILAISVGQSNAIFVDVLDNVETALHNAAKAGFKLIKPIEKLIMPK
- the LOC6538864 gene encoding cecropin-A2, which encodes MNFHKIFVFVALILAIAIGQSEAGWLKKIGKKIERVGQHTRDATIQGLGIAQQAANVAATARG
- the LOC6538865 gene encoding cecropin-A1 gives rise to the protein MNFYKIFVFVALILAITIGQSEAGWLKKIGKKIERVGQHTRDATIQGLGIAQQAANVAATARG
- the LOC26536326 gene encoding cecropin-B isoform X1 encodes the protein MNFRHIFGFVLIILAINLQQSQASWLRDRASDLKKKTEQTFKYIKNAALEVIEVGQKAADVAATARGQKK
- the LOC26536326 gene encoding cecropin-B isoform X2, producing the protein MNFRHIFGFVLIILAINLQQSQASWLRDRASDLKKTEQTFKYIKNAALEVIEVGQKAADVAATARGQKK
- the LOC6538866 gene encoding cecropin-B, whose amino-acid sequence is MNFNKIFVFVALILAISLGSSEAGWLRKLGKKIERIGQHTRDATIQVLGIAQQAANVAATARG